One Mycolicibacterium sp. ND9-15 genomic window, AAGTGGGTGCGCGCCTGGCCGGGACCCAGATCATCCGGGCCGACTCGCTGACCCAGCTCGGGCCGCAGAAGCCCGCACTGGTGTACCTGAACTCGCCGAGCAATCCCACCGGCAAGGTGCTCGGAGTCGACCATCTGCGCAAGGTCGTCGGGTGGGCGCGCGAGCGCGGCGTGCTGGTCGCCTCCGACGAGTGCTACCTCGGCCTGGGTTGGGAGGCCGAACCCTTGTCGGTGCTGCACCCGTCAATCACCGACGGGGACCACACCGGATTGCTGGCCGTGCATTCGTTGTCGAAGACGTCATCGCTGGCGGGTTACCGAGCCGGTTTCGTCGCCGGCGACCAGAACGTGGTTTCGGAACTGTTGGCCGTTCGCAAGCACGCAGGCATGATGGTGCCGACGCCGGTGCAGGCGGCGATGGTCGCGGCGCTCGACGACGACGAGCACGAACGCAAACAGCGGGCCCGCTATGCGCGACGGCGCGAGATCCTGCTTCCCGCATTGCGTTCGGCAGGGCTGACCGTCGAAAACTCCGAGGCCGGGTTGTATCTGTGGGCGACGCGCGGCGAGCCCTGCCGCGAAACCGTCGCCTGGCTCGCGCAGTTCGGCATCCTGGTCGCTCCCGGTGAGTTCTACGGCGCCCGCGGCACCAAGCACGTGCGGGTGGCGCTGACGGCGACCGACGAGCGGATCTCTGCTGCCGCGCAGCGCCTTACGGCCTGAACCTCTGCTCAGGCCTAGGGTTCCGTCGCGCGGAGGCCGAGCGCGAGCACCAACCGGTCGTCGGGGTCGGCCAGCGACGTCGACAACAGCTTCTCGATGCGACGGACGC contains:
- the dapC gene encoding succinyldiaminopimelate transaminase; the encoded protein is MTARGGLRQPRSASLPAFPWDTLAEATALARAHPGGIVDLSVGTPVDPVAPVIRDALAAASSSPGYPTTAGTPALREAAVNALARRYGVSGVAADAVLPVIGTKELIAWLPTLLGLGPDDVVVVPELAYPTYEVGARLAGTQIIRADSLTQLGPQKPALVYLNSPSNPTGKVLGVDHLRKVVGWARERGVLVASDECYLGLGWEAEPLSVLHPSITDGDHTGLLAVHSLSKTSSLAGYRAGFVAGDQNVVSELLAVRKHAGMMVPTPVQAAMVAALDDDEHERKQRARYARRREILLPALRSAGLTVENSEAGLYLWATRGEPCRETVAWLAQFGILVAPGEFYGARGTKHVRVALTATDERISAAAQRLTA